ACGTTCTCGTCGTCGAACGCCAGTTGCTCCGTCTCGGCAAGGACGTCAAACAACACCGTGTCGAGGTCAACTGGAACTGGGATTTTGCGCCCAAAAGCCTGAGTCAACAGGCCGTCGGCGGCGCATTCGATGTCGTCGTCTGATAGGTAAGGGTATCTCACGTGTCGCTATCCAAATCCCGTAGTAGTTTCTTCTTTCGGGAGTCCGAAAGGCTGTGAACGCGCCTGTACAGCGCCACATCCAGGCGCGATTCGGGGAAAGCATCGCCGGGCATGCGCCCAGCTAGTCCGAGCAACTCGTCGACGTCCAAGGACAGTACCCTTGCCAGCTCCACCAGGGTCTCTTCACTGACCTTCGGAGCGGGGTCGCTGTTCTCCAACACCGAGATGAAGGCTGGCGACTTCCCTACCAGCTCGGCGAGCTTGCGGAGACTCAAGCCCACGTCCTCCCTAGCGTTCGATATCCGAGTGCCAAGACTTGAGCCCATGGTTCCCCCCGGGGACGGCGTTGCGTTAGTCGTCTGCCGAACGGTAGACACCCATGTCGTCCCCGGCAACTTCAACCGGGCCGCGCGTGGCCCGACCCCGTGCACGACGCGAACCGTTTCGGACGCTTTCCGGGCGTCGGGGGCTTCTGAGTCGGATTCGGTCGCACGTGGCGATTCCTCAACGTATCGGCGGAGGGGTTGATCGACGCGGCTCCCCACTGTTGACAGCCCGCGATGCTCCCGTCGACCATACGGGACAAGATCCCATTCCCCGGCACCTGTCATGTTGATCACGCACACATACCTGTCCAGGACACGCGGTTCCTACAGATACCTCTTCTTCCTG
Above is a genomic segment from Candidatus Palauibacter scopulicola containing:
- a CDS encoding helix-turn-helix transcriptional regulator, with translation MTGAGEWDLVPYGRREHRGLSTVGSRVDQPLRRYVEESPRATESDSEAPDARKASETVRVVHGVGPRAARLKLPGTTWVSTVRQTTNATPSPGGTMGSSLGTRISNAREDVGLSLRKLAELVGKSPAFISVLENSDPAPKVSEETLVELARVLSLDVDELLGLAGRMPGDAFPESRLDVALYRRVHSLSDSRKKKLLRDLDSDT